The bacterium genomic interval CCCGATGAGTACCGCTACCGCCTTCTGGAACTGGCTCGCGCCACGTTATGCGAGACAGCCGATCGCCGACGAGGCCGCCTACGAGAAGAAGCTCGCGATGACGCAGGCGCACTTCACCCCCGAGATGCGGGTCGTGGAGTTCGGGTGTGGAACGGGATCGACGGCGGTCCGGCACGCGCCCCACGTGGGCGCCTATGTCGGAATCGACGTCGCCGAACGGATGGTCGCGATCGGGCGGGAAAAGGCGGAGCTCGCCGGCTTGCGTCACCTCGACTTCGTCGTGGGGACGCTCGAGGAAGCAGGCCTCGAGGCGGAGAGCTTCGACGCGGCGATCGGCCTCAACATCCTCCACCTTCTGCCCGATCTCGACGCGACCCTCGAAACGGTCGCGCGGGTGCTGAAGCCCGGCGGTCTCTTCGTGTCGTCGACGGTCTGTCTCGATGAGGTGGCGGGGCGGCTCGCCCGGATCGGGCGGCTCGTGCGCTTCGTGCCCTTCATGCCGACCGTCGTGCCGCTCACGGCCGACGGGCTCGTCGCGAAGCTCGAACGCGTCGGCTTCGCGGTCGAGGAACGCTGGGATCAGGCGGCGGGCATCGTCTTCGTGATCGCGCGCCGCTCGTAGGTTCGGCGCGTCCGGGAGCGAGCCGGTCGCGCCGCACGGAGGCTTCGCCTCGATCCTTCGTCACGAAGGGGCCGGGTCGTCTCTCGTCGCGTAGGTCCGATAGAGGGCGTAGCCGACCGCCGCCGGCCAGCAGAAGACCATCAGCACGAGGAAGACGGGGATCGAGAACGGAACGCCGCCCAGGCTCTCCGGCTTCGGCGCGGACTCGTTACGAAGCCGATCGAGGACGGCCCGCCGTCGCTCGTCGAGCGTGTCGATGCAGACCGGATCCCCGCAATACGGGCAGGTGGGGATGCGCGTGAATCCGATCGGCACCTCGAT includes:
- a CDS encoding class I SAM-dependent methyltransferase — protein: MSTATAFWNWLAPRYARQPIADEAAYEKKLAMTQAHFTPEMRVVEFGCGTGSTAVRHAPHVGAYVGIDVAERMVAIGREKAELAGLRHLDFVVGTLEEAGLEAESFDAAIGLNILHLLPDLDATLETVARVLKPGGLFVSSTVCLDEVAGRLARIGRLVRFVPFMPTVVPLTADGLVAKLERVGFAVEERWDQAAGIVFVIARRS